A single Bacillota bacterium DNA region contains:
- a CDS encoding substrate-binding domain-containing protein yields the protein MLSNTHDMTRPAGGSGMDENGPDRLRNRLRQRRLAAGLSQAELARKAGLSRQTVSLLESGRTAPGVGAALRLAKALGCTVEELFTLEEEAGPVEAETPGARPGERVLLARMGSRWIARGLEGLGDRRWPSRAAHAVVEQREGAAARVRRLAGGEGLFLAGCDPALGLLASHASRDAGPLEAFWWEAGNGSALAQLEAGWVHAALIHHGGAAGEAPAPREGVARFLVARWPMGWLVRRGNPLGFQDARDLARLRLVNRERGSGARALLDRQLAEAGLAPAEVAGYEDEVSGHWEAAARVAAGLADVTLAAAAAAESWRLDFLPVSEEQSELWLPEARLEEPWAALLMDRLVSGPFLRELELFGPYDTRGVGRRVVGGSHEEGAG from the coding sequence ATGTTGTCCAATACACACGACATGACCAGGCCCGCGGGAGGAAGCGGCATGGACGAGAACGGGCCGGATCGGCTCCGGAACCGGCTGCGCCAGCGGAGGCTGGCCGCCGGCCTGAGCCAGGCGGAGCTGGCTCGCAAGGCGGGTCTGAGCCGCCAGACGGTCAGCCTCCTCGAGTCGGGCCGCACCGCGCCCGGCGTCGGGGCGGCCCTCCGCCTGGCGAAGGCGCTCGGCTGCACGGTGGAGGAGCTCTTCACCCTGGAGGAGGAGGCCGGTCCCGTCGAGGCGGAGACGCCCGGGGCCCGGCCTGGAGAGCGGGTGCTCCTGGCCCGGATGGGCTCCCGCTGGATCGCCCGCGGCCTGGAGGGGCTGGGCGACCGGCGCTGGCCCTCCCGGGCCGCGCACGCGGTGGTGGAGCAGCGGGAGGGGGCGGCCGCCCGGGTGCGGCGCCTGGCCGGGGGCGAGGGCCTCTTCCTGGCCGGCTGCGACCCGGCGCTGGGGCTCCTGGCCTCCCACGCCAGCCGCGACGCCGGCCCCCTCGAAGCCTTCTGGTGGGAGGCGGGCAACGGTTCGGCGCTGGCGCAGCTGGAGGCGGGATGGGTCCACGCCGCCCTGATCCACCACGGCGGCGCGGCGGGGGAGGCCCCGGCGCCCCGGGAGGGCGTGGCCCGCTTCCTGGTGGCGCGCTGGCCCATGGGCTGGCTGGTCCGCCGCGGCAATCCCCTGGGCTTCCAGGACGCCCGCGACCTGGCGCGGCTCCGGCTGGTCAACCGCGAGCGCGGCTCCGGGGCGCGCGCCCTGCTCGACCGCCAGCTGGCCGAGGCCGGGCTCGCCCCGGCCGAGGTGGCCGGCTACGAGGACGAGGTCTCCGGCCACTGGGAGGCGGCGGCCCGCGTGGCCGCCGGCCTGGCGGACGTGACGCTGGCCGCCGCGGCGGCGGCCGAGAGCTGGCGGCTCGACTTCCTGCCCGTGAGCGAGGAGCAGTCCGAGCTCTGGCTGCCCGAAGCGCGGCTGGAGGAGCCCTGGGCCGCCCTCCTGATGGACAGGCTGGTGAGCGGCCCCTTTCTGCGGGAGCTGGAACTCTTCGGCCCTTACGACACCCGGGGGGTGGGCAGGCGTGTGGTTGGCGGATCGCACGAGGAAGGCGCGGGGTAG
- a CDS encoding MFS transporter, translating into MTHGPRRWLGALLAYPAPRAVRRNAAWSLLEGALANLSTGVLGSFLGVYVVRLGGPVLLVGLASALPPLLASFVQPWAVRLIARQGARPVMLRWALAARAGLLLLAAVPLLPAPGPVLAWLLVLATTLANGAATLALVAWTALMAQLFPGHLRGRVFGDRNLFVSLTTLLGTLLGGLFLDLLGTRLGSAAGLFAGGAAAVASWLFLRRLQPPEAGGAPAAAQGGAIGGIRGEGGAERPGDLEVAREALRRPLPRLVFLGGAIFQAGLMLPAAAYPIFYVRLLHLPGSWISLIGMGSSLAAILTSRLWGIWHDRRGVLWTYAASTALFLAVPLVYAWARNPWLLLLANSVTGIGAAGYTIANFNAVLAVARPEERTALVALFNLVLYALAAVAPLVGTALLPLAGVPGLFLLAGAGRATGALLFAWARRRWGEPRATPTA; encoded by the coding sequence ATGACGCACGGGCCCCGCCGTTGGCTGGGCGCCCTCCTGGCCTATCCGGCGCCGCGGGCGGTCCGGAGGAACGCCGCCTGGAGCCTGCTGGAGGGCGCGCTGGCGAACCTGAGCACCGGCGTGCTCGGGAGCTTCCTCGGGGTGTACGTCGTCCGCCTGGGCGGGCCCGTCCTCCTGGTCGGCCTCGCCTCGGCGCTGCCTCCCCTCCTGGCCAGCTTCGTCCAGCCCTGGGCGGTCCGCCTGATCGCCCGGCAGGGCGCCCGCCCGGTGATGCTCCGCTGGGCGCTGGCCGCCCGCGCGGGCCTCCTCCTCCTCGCGGCGGTGCCGCTTCTGCCCGCGCCGGGGCCGGTCCTGGCCTGGCTGCTGGTGCTCGCCACCACGCTGGCCAACGGGGCGGCCACCCTGGCGCTGGTGGCCTGGACGGCGCTGATGGCCCAGCTCTTCCCCGGCCACCTGCGGGGACGGGTCTTCGGCGACCGGAACCTCTTCGTCTCGCTGACCACGCTCCTGGGCACCCTGCTGGGCGGCCTCTTCCTGGATCTCTTGGGCACGCGCCTGGGGAGCGCGGCCGGACTCTTCGCGGGCGGCGCGGCGGCGGTCGCCTCCTGGCTCTTCCTGCGCAGGCTCCAGCCGCCGGAGGCGGGCGGCGCGCCGGCGGCGGCGCAGGGCGGGGCGATCGGGGGGATCCGGGGAGAGGGAGGGGCGGAGAGGCCGGGCGACCTGGAGGTGGCGCGCGAGGCGCTGCGGCGGCCGCTCCCGCGGCTGGTCTTCCTGGGCGGGGCGATCTTCCAGGCGGGGCTGATGCTGCCGGCCGCCGCCTACCCGATCTTCTACGTCCGCCTCCTCCACCTGCCGGGCTCCTGGATCAGCCTCATCGGCATGGGCAGCTCGCTGGCCGCCATCCTCACCTCGCGGCTCTGGGGCATCTGGCACGACCGGCGGGGCGTGCTCTGGACCTACGCGGCCAGCACCGCCCTCTTCCTCGCGGTCCCCCTGGTCTACGCCTGGGCCCGGAACCCCTGGCTCCTCCTGCTGGCCAACAGCGTCACCGGGATCGGGGCGGCCGGTTACACCATCGCCAACTTCAACGCGGTCCTGGCGGTGGCGCGCCCGGAGGAGCGGACGGCCCTGGTGGCGCTCTTCAACCTGGTGCTCTACGCGCTGGCGGCGGTGGCGCCCTTGGTGGGGACGGCCCTCCTCCCCCTGGCGGGGGTTCCCGGGCTCTTCCTGCTGGCGGGCGCCGGCCGCGCCACGGGAGCGCTCCTCTTCGCCTGGGCGAGGAGGCGCTGGGGCGAACCCCGGGCGACGCCTACCGCCTGA
- a CDS encoding ATP-binding cassette domain-containing protein: MSAETARRPGARPPAAPSAGPLPWLAGLLALYLLLPVGVYVVYAGQAAATGRLGPPDPAGLYGALKTSLLSASLATLAVAAGGIPLGYFLARRRGRSGRWLGLLEALVQVPLALPPLVSGILLLLVIGPYTWLGRWSGGRLTDSLAGVTLAEAFVSAPFLVISARSAFAAVNPSLEEVAATLGMRPLARFLRIALPAAWPGVRAGILLAWLRAFGDFGATVMVAYHPASLPVYTFVQFGSAGLGAALVPVAPAIVVAVLLLLLAGRLSPGLGHRGRAGLLRVDGAGPAPAAPPAPPDPPARPRAALSAASAGARTLSFRLEAELDGFSLRLAHVARAPRLALLGPSGSGKSLTLRLLAGVEGRGGGELRLGEAELGALPPEERGVGYVPQDYALFPHLTVREHLLLAARDDVTEATFWLERLGLGGLAERLPGQLSGGQRQRVALGRALAARPRLLLLDEPLSALDAPLRRELRLHLRQLQRETGLATVLATHDPEEAAFLADELLVIRGGRLLQAGPAEELLRRPATPEVARLLGLVNTFPGRLERGRLESGGLLLPWTGPPAPAAGPASLSDPAPDRMEGEVMWSVAPGAVRLLMEGEEARPGEVAVEGILRERWTAGEQEEAWVELPGPLTLVVRRSAGGEAPLPGARCRIAIPLRAVRLWPRAGSDPRPARERAASGARGS, encoded by the coding sequence GTGAGCGCGGAGACCGCACGCCGGCCCGGAGCGCGGCCTCCCGCCGCCCCCTCCGCCGGGCCGCTCCCCTGGCTGGCCGGGCTTCTCGCCCTCTACCTGCTCCTGCCCGTCGGCGTCTACGTCGTCTACGCGGGTCAGGCGGCCGCCACGGGCCGGTTGGGCCCGCCGGACCCGGCGGGGCTCTACGGGGCGCTGAAGACCTCGCTCCTCAGCGCCAGCCTGGCCACGCTGGCGGTGGCCGCCGGGGGGATTCCGCTGGGCTACTTCCTGGCGCGCCGCCGCGGCCGCTCCGGCCGCTGGCTCGGCCTGCTGGAGGCGCTGGTCCAGGTGCCGCTGGCGCTGCCGCCGCTGGTCAGCGGCATCCTGCTCCTGCTGGTGATCGGCCCCTACACCTGGCTGGGCCGCTGGAGCGGCGGCCGCCTGACCGATTCGCTGGCCGGGGTGACGCTGGCGGAGGCCTTCGTCAGCGCGCCGTTCCTGGTCATCTCCGCCCGCTCCGCCTTCGCCGCCGTCAACCCCTCGTTGGAAGAGGTCGCGGCGACGCTGGGGATGCGGCCGCTGGCGAGATTCCTGCGCATCGCGCTGCCGGCCGCCTGGCCGGGCGTCCGCGCGGGCATCCTCCTGGCCTGGCTGCGGGCCTTCGGCGACTTCGGCGCCACGGTGATGGTGGCCTACCACCCGGCCTCGCTGCCCGTCTACACCTTCGTCCAGTTCGGCAGCGCCGGCCTGGGGGCGGCGCTGGTGCCGGTCGCCCCCGCCATCGTGGTCGCGGTGCTTCTCCTCCTCCTGGCCGGCCGCCTCTCCCCGGGGCTGGGGCACCGGGGCCGGGCCGGCCTGCTCCGGGTCGACGGCGCGGGCCCCGCGCCGGCCGCCCCCCCAGCGCCGCCCGACCCGCCCGCCCGCCCGCGGGCGGCGCTCTCCGCCGCCTCCGCCGGCGCGCGCACGCTGAGCTTCCGCCTGGAGGCGGAGCTCGACGGCTTCTCGCTCCGGCTGGCGCACGTCGCCCGCGCACCGCGGCTGGCCCTGCTCGGCCCTTCCGGCTCGGGCAAGTCACTCACCCTCCGCCTGCTGGCCGGGGTGGAGGGCCGCGGCGGCGGTGAGCTCCGCCTCGGGGAGGCGGAGCTGGGCGCGCTTCCCCCGGAGGAGCGGGGCGTCGGCTACGTCCCCCAGGATTACGCGCTCTTCCCGCACCTGACGGTGCGGGAGCATCTCCTGCTCGCCGCGCGAGACGACGTGACCGAGGCAACCTTCTGGCTGGAGCGGCTGGGGCTGGGCGGCCTGGCGGAGCGGCTGCCCGGCCAGCTCTCGGGGGGCCAGCGGCAGCGGGTGGCGCTGGGTCGCGCGCTCGCGGCGCGGCCGAGGCTCCTCCTGCTGGACGAGCCGCTCTCGGCGCTGGACGCCCCCCTGCGGCGAGAGCTCCGGCTCCACCTCCGCCAGCTCCAGCGCGAGACCGGCCTGGCCACGGTCCTGGCGACCCACGACCCGGAAGAGGCGGCCTTCCTGGCGGACGAGCTCCTGGTGATCCGGGGCGGCCGCCTCCTCCAGGCGGGGCCCGCCGAGGAGCTGCTCCGCCGCCCGGCGACGCCGGAGGTGGCACGCCTCCTCGGCCTGGTCAACACCTTCCCCGGCCGCCTGGAGCGGGGGCGTCTGGAGAGCGGCGGCCTGCTCCTGCCCTGGACGGGCCCCCCTGCGCCGGCGGCGGGGCCCGCCAGCCTCTCCGACCCGGCGCCGGACCGCATGGAAGGCGAGGTCATGTGGTCGGTGGCTCCCGGCGCGGTCCGCCTCCTGATGGAGGGGGAGGAGGCGCGCCCGGGGGAGGTGGCGGTGGAAGGGATCCTGCGCGAGCGCTGGACCGCCGGCGAGCAGGAAGAGGCCTGGGTGGAGCTGCCCGGCCCGCTGACGCTGGTGGTCCGGCGCTCCGCGGGCGGCGAGGCGCCTCTGCCGGGCGCCCGCTGCCGCATCGCCATCCCCCTCCGCGCCGTCCGCCTCTGGCCGCGGGCAGGGAGCGACCCGCGCCCGGCACGGGAACGGGCGGCGAGCGGCGCCCGCGGGAGCTAG
- a CDS encoding zinc-binding alcohol dehydrogenase family protein yields the protein MRGWLLQPSPGAAGRGTRLEWRQDLPEPHAGPGQVRIRVSACGVCRTDLHEVDGELPLSHPVVPGHQVVGRIDEVGPGVTGFRPGERVGVPWLWSSCGRCAYCRQGRENLCESPRFTGLDVDGGYAEWTVAPEEALLPLPPAYDDAEAAPLLCAGLIGYRSLRLSGVEPGGRLGLFGFGASAHLTLQVARHMGIEVYVFSRGEAHRRLALELGAAWAGSAGEEPPHPLDGAITFAPAGALLPAALSSLRRGATLAINAVHMDRLPEMPYQLLYHERSLRSVANLTREDGRRFMAIAGAVRLEVRVEPFPLEGAAEALAAVRQSRLEGSAVLLA from the coding sequence ATGCGCGGCTGGCTGTTGCAGCCTTCGCCCGGGGCGGCGGGGAGGGGAACCCGCCTGGAGTGGCGCCAGGACCTGCCGGAGCCGCACGCGGGGCCGGGGCAGGTCCGCATCCGCGTCTCCGCCTGCGGCGTCTGCCGGACCGACCTGCACGAGGTGGACGGCGAGCTCCCGCTCTCCCATCCGGTGGTGCCCGGGCACCAGGTGGTGGGGCGGATCGACGAGGTGGGGCCGGGGGTGACCGGCTTCCGGCCGGGAGAGCGGGTGGGGGTGCCGTGGCTCTGGTCGAGCTGCGGCCGCTGCGCTTACTGCCGGCAAGGCCGGGAGAACCTGTGCGAGTCGCCCCGCTTCACGGGCCTGGACGTGGACGGGGGATACGCCGAGTGGACGGTGGCGCCCGAGGAGGCGCTCCTGCCGCTTCCGCCGGCCTACGACGACGCGGAGGCGGCGCCGCTCCTCTGCGCCGGCCTGATCGGCTACCGTTCGCTCCGCCTCTCGGGGGTGGAGCCGGGCGGCCGCCTGGGTCTCTTCGGCTTCGGCGCCTCCGCCCACCTGACGCTGCAGGTGGCCAGGCACATGGGCATCGAGGTCTACGTCTTCAGCCGCGGCGAGGCGCACCGGCGGCTGGCCCTGGAGCTCGGCGCCGCCTGGGCGGGCAGCGCGGGCGAGGAGCCGCCGCACCCGCTGGACGGGGCGATCACCTTCGCCCCCGCGGGGGCGCTCCTGCCGGCGGCGCTCTCCAGCCTGCGGCGCGGCGCCACCCTGGCCATCAACGCGGTCCACATGGACCGCCTGCCGGAGATGCCTTACCAGCTCCTCTACCACGAGCGGAGCCTCCGGTCGGTGGCCAACCTGACGCGGGAGGACGGGCGCCGCTTCATGGCCATCGCCGGCGCCGTCCGCCTGGAGGTGCGGGTCGAGCCCTTCCCGCTGGAGGGCGCGGCGGAGGCGCTAGCGGCCGTCCGCCAGAGCCGCCTCGAGGGAAGCGCCGTCCTCCTGGCCTAG
- a CDS encoding extracellular solute-binding protein: protein MADRTRKARGRRGGSARLAVLLVALLLAGCGGAAGTTRGGAGDSARGAGGGPSGSGAPPCQGQTVQVAYAASLVNLMEHRVRPAFEKATGCRFRGYPGGSKGLAQQIRSGLKRVDVFVSASPSVNRQLMGNEGGQRLRWYAVFAEAPLLIGYSPSSRFASELKNRPWYEVMAEPGFRLGRTDPRIDPKGELTIRLVEAAARRYGRPDLVRRLLGSPENPEQIFPEEELLGRIEAGQLDAGFFYANEAKEAGLPTLSVDPAIRLKAVYSFALMEQAPDRQAGIAFLRWLEGDGGRRALEEDGLQVLRPELHGDRTAVPAELAQLLGAGS from the coding sequence TTGGCGGATCGCACGAGGAAGGCGCGGGGTAGGCGCGGCGGGTCCGCCCGGCTGGCGGTGCTCCTGGTCGCTCTGCTGCTGGCGGGGTGCGGCGGCGCGGCGGGCACCACCCGCGGCGGTGCGGGGGACTCCGCCCGGGGCGCGGGCGGCGGGCCGAGCGGCTCCGGCGCTCCGCCCTGCCAGGGGCAGACCGTCCAGGTGGCGTACGCCGCCTCCCTGGTCAACCTGATGGAGCATCGCGTCCGGCCCGCCTTCGAGAAGGCGACCGGCTGCCGCTTCCGCGGCTATCCCGGCGGCTCCAAGGGGCTGGCGCAGCAGATCCGGAGCGGGCTGAAGAGGGTCGACGTCTTCGTCAGCGCCTCGCCCTCGGTCAACCGGCAGCTGATGGGGAACGAGGGAGGCCAGCGGCTCCGCTGGTACGCCGTCTTCGCCGAGGCGCCGCTCCTGATCGGCTACAGCCCCTCCAGCCGCTTCGCCTCGGAGCTGAAGAACCGTCCCTGGTACGAGGTGATGGCCGAGCCCGGCTTCCGCCTCGGGCGGACGGACCCGCGCATCGACCCCAAGGGCGAGCTGACGATCCGCCTGGTCGAGGCGGCCGCCCGGCGGTACGGGCGTCCGGATCTGGTCCGGCGTCTGCTGGGCTCGCCGGAGAATCCGGAACAGATCTTCCCCGAGGAGGAGCTGCTGGGCCGGATCGAGGCCGGCCAGCTGGACGCGGGCTTCTTCTACGCCAACGAGGCGAAAGAGGCCGGCCTGCCCACCCTCTCCGTCGACCCGGCCATCCGGCTGAAGGCGGTCTACTCCTTCGCGCTCATGGAGCAGGCGCCGGACCGGCAGGCGGGAATCGCCTTCCTCCGCTGGCTGGAGGGGGACGGAGGGCGGAGGGCGCTGGAGGAGGACGGGCTCCAGGTGCTCAGGCCGGAGCTGCACGGGGACCGGACCGCCGTGCCGGCCGAACTGGCACAGCTCCTCGGAGCGGGTTCGTGA
- a CDS encoding Nramp family divalent metal transporter yields the protein MAEGRRQTASRAVAPAGRPAGLVPRLGTLLPYMGPAFVASIAYVDPGNFATNIAAGSLFGYDLLWVVLAANLVAILVQSLAARLGIATGQTLPELSRRFLPARLNRFLWVVAELGTMATDLAELMGAALGLRLLFHLPLLAAALLAGASTLLLLKLEERGFRLVEEVIIGFLGVIAVAYVGEVFLARPAWGTLLPHLVVPRLDGEELLYAAGIFGATVMPHVVYLHSALVLPRRTGADPAVLDRYERIDVLVAMNVAFLVNASLLVMAAAAFGARGLEVSGIEEAHRTLRPLFGPAAATVFAVGLLASGLASSMVGTMAGQTILAGFVDVRMGLLERRLLTLLPAVAVVALGFDPVRVLVLSQVVLSFALPFALGPLVFFNADRRVMGERSAPPWLTGLATLVALAVVALDLLLLAQAAAGLLRR from the coding sequence GTGGCGGAAGGAAGACGGCAGACGGCCTCCCGGGCGGTGGCTCCCGCCGGCCGCCCGGCGGGTCTCGTTCCCCGCCTGGGGACGCTCCTCCCGTACATGGGGCCGGCCTTCGTGGCCAGCATCGCCTACGTCGACCCCGGCAACTTCGCCACCAACATCGCCGCCGGCTCGCTCTTCGGCTACGACCTGCTCTGGGTGGTCCTGGCCGCCAACCTGGTGGCCATCCTGGTGCAGAGCCTGGCCGCGCGGCTGGGGATCGCCACGGGGCAGACGCTTCCGGAGCTGAGCCGGCGGTTCCTGCCGGCGCGGCTCAACCGCTTCCTCTGGGTGGTGGCCGAGCTGGGCACCATGGCCACCGACCTGGCGGAGCTGATGGGGGCCGCGCTGGGCCTCCGGCTCCTCTTCCACCTGCCGCTCCTGGCCGCCGCCCTGCTGGCCGGGGCGTCGACGCTCCTCCTGCTGAAGCTGGAGGAGCGCGGCTTCCGGCTGGTGGAGGAGGTGATCATCGGCTTCCTGGGTGTGATCGCGGTCGCCTATGTGGGGGAGGTCTTCCTGGCCCGGCCGGCCTGGGGCACCCTCCTCCCCCACCTGGTGGTGCCGCGCCTGGACGGCGAGGAGCTCCTCTACGCCGCCGGCATCTTCGGGGCGACGGTGATGCCGCACGTGGTCTACCTCCACTCGGCGCTGGTGCTGCCCCGGCGTACCGGCGCGGACCCCGCGGTGCTGGACCGGTACGAGCGCATCGACGTTCTGGTCGCCATGAACGTCGCCTTCCTGGTCAACGCCAGCCTGCTGGTGATGGCGGCGGCCGCCTTCGGCGCCCGGGGCCTGGAGGTGTCGGGCATCGAAGAGGCGCACCGGACGCTCCGGCCGCTCTTCGGCCCGGCGGCGGCGACGGTCTTCGCCGTCGGCCTCCTCGCCTCCGGGCTCGCCTCCAGCATGGTCGGCACCATGGCCGGCCAGACCATCCTGGCGGGCTTCGTGGACGTGCGCATGGGCCTGCTGGAGCGCCGGCTGCTGACGCTCCTGCCGGCGGTGGCGGTGGTCGCCCTGGGGTTCGACCCGGTACGGGTGCTGGTGCTCAGCCAGGTGGTGCTCAGCTTCGCCCTGCCCTTCGCGCTGGGCCCGCTGGTCTTCTTCAACGCCGACCGGCGTGTGATGGGGGAGCGCTCGGCGCCCCCCTGGCTGACAGGCCTGGCGACGCTGGTGGCGCTGGCCGTCGTCGCGCTGGACCTCCTGCTCCTGGCCCAGGCGGCGGCCGGGCTGCTCAGGCGGTAG
- the murJ gene encoding murein biosynthesis integral membrane protein MurJ, translating to MEREVEAGERVAVGRALGRRGIARATLTILVITAVSKLFGFAREAAIGAAFGASRVVDAYLVATNIPILFFAAVNAAATSVIIPNYARVREREGEEEALRYANAALILISVGLIAVTAASELLAPWLVGWMAPGFGPQERALTAGLTRILLPALLFQSLAGWAAGILESNQHFAAPAAIGIPYDILIVLGALVGGIPVAARWGPEAGVAFLAAGTLLGSASQLLIQLPFLRRHGWRFRWVWAPGMPAIVESGRMLVPVLISSGANAVNLFVDRLLASWLAAGSIAALNYGNRLYGVPAGLLVTPLVTVLYPTFSAQTAAEEMDAFRNGVRRGLGLMAAVTVPAVAGMVLLRYEIVRAVYERGAFDARATGMTAVAFALYGLSLPGGGWSLLLTRAFWSLRDSLTPMWVGVATVAINVGLNLVLVRIIGLAGLALSTSVATTAGGFLLLLLLRRRTGPLGGRSLAVEVGKSLLASAAMAMALAGLQRLQPAARLAHLLGRNPAAPGSLVDLLAVALVIVAGIAVYGAAAALLRMEVAAFVTETVGGRIGRRTGSAPAEGRP from the coding sequence GTGGAGCGAGAGGTCGAGGCGGGCGAGCGGGTGGCGGTGGGACGGGCCCTCGGCCGGAGGGGCATCGCCAGGGCCACCCTGACCATCCTGGTGATCACCGCGGTCTCCAAGCTCTTCGGCTTCGCACGGGAGGCGGCGATCGGGGCGGCCTTCGGCGCCAGCCGCGTGGTCGACGCCTACCTGGTGGCGACCAACATCCCGATCCTCTTCTTCGCGGCGGTCAACGCCGCCGCCACCAGCGTCATCATTCCCAACTACGCCCGGGTGCGGGAGCGGGAGGGCGAGGAGGAGGCCCTCCGCTACGCCAACGCCGCCCTGATCCTGATCTCCGTCGGCCTGATCGCGGTCACCGCGGCCAGCGAGCTGCTGGCGCCCTGGCTCGTGGGCTGGATGGCGCCGGGGTTCGGGCCGCAGGAGCGGGCGCTGACCGCAGGGCTCACCCGCATCCTGCTGCCGGCGCTCCTCTTCCAGAGCCTCGCGGGCTGGGCGGCCGGCATCCTGGAGTCCAACCAGCACTTCGCCGCGCCCGCCGCCATCGGCATCCCCTACGACATCCTGATCGTGCTGGGGGCGCTGGTGGGCGGGATCCCCGTGGCGGCGCGCTGGGGTCCCGAGGCCGGCGTCGCCTTCCTGGCCGCGGGAACGCTGCTGGGTTCCGCCAGCCAGCTCCTGATCCAGCTTCCCTTCCTCCGCCGCCACGGCTGGCGCTTCCGCTGGGTCTGGGCGCCGGGGATGCCGGCCATCGTGGAGAGCGGCCGCATGCTGGTGCCGGTCCTGATCAGCTCGGGCGCCAACGCCGTCAACCTCTTCGTCGACCGCCTGCTGGCCTCCTGGCTGGCGGCGGGGAGCATCGCGGCGCTCAACTACGGCAACCGGCTCTACGGCGTCCCCGCGGGGCTGCTGGTGACGCCGCTGGTCACCGTCCTCTACCCGACCTTCTCCGCGCAGACGGCGGCGGAGGAGATGGACGCCTTCCGCAACGGGGTCCGCCGCGGGCTCGGCCTGATGGCGGCGGTCACGGTGCCGGCCGTGGCGGGCATGGTCCTGCTGCGCTACGAGATCGTCCGCGCCGTCTACGAGCGGGGCGCCTTCGACGCCCGGGCGACCGGCATGACGGCGGTGGCCTTCGCCCTCTACGGCCTCTCCCTGCCGGGCGGCGGCTGGAGCCTTCTGCTGACGCGCGCCTTCTGGTCGCTCCGCGACAGCCTGACGCCCATGTGGGTGGGCGTGGCCACCGTGGCCATCAACGTCGGCCTCAACCTGGTCCTGGTCCGGATCATCGGGCTGGCCGGCCTCGCCCTCTCCACCTCGGTGGCCACGACGGCGGGGGGCTTCCTCCTGCTCCTGCTCCTCCGGCGGCGGACGGGGCCGCTCGGGGGCCGCAGCCTGGCCGTCGAGGTGGGGAAGTCGCTTCTGGCCAGCGCGGCCATGGCGATGGCGTTGGCCGGGCTCCAGCGGCTGCAGCCGGCCGCCCGCCTGGCGCACCTCCTGGGACGGAACCCCGCCGCCCCGGGTTCGCTGGTCGACCTGCTGGCGGTGGCGCTGGTGATCGTCGCCGGCATCGCGGTCTACGGGGCCGCAGCCGCCCTCCTGCGCATGGAGGTGGCCGCCTTCGTCACCGAGACGGTGGGCGGTCGGATCGGCCGCCGTACCGGCTCGGCTCCGGCGGAGGGCCGTCCCTAG
- a CDS encoding ABC transporter ATP-binding protein, translating into MEESVVRLEELSKSYGAHRAVDRLSFEVRRGELVGFLGPNGAGKTTTLRMLAGLLQPSGGRARVAGYDVWRQPLEAKQRLGYVPDVPVLYEKLTGREFLAFVGDLWRVPPAVAHRRAAELLELFALTGQADDPVQSYSRGMRQKLAIAGALLHDPEVLVLDEPTIGLDPRSARLLKNVLRSFCARGGGVLMSTHVLEIAQHLCDRVVILQNGRLLAQGRPEELARGADRSLEDVFIELTGGEEVADLVRLLGEEERG; encoded by the coding sequence ATGGAGGAGAGCGTCGTCCGCCTCGAGGAGCTGTCGAAATCGTACGGCGCCCACCGCGCCGTCGACCGGCTCAGCTTCGAGGTGCGGCGCGGCGAACTCGTCGGCTTCCTGGGGCCCAACGGGGCGGGGAAGACGACCACGCTGCGGATGCTGGCCGGGCTGCTGCAACCCAGCGGGGGTCGCGCCCGGGTGGCCGGCTACGACGTCTGGCGCCAGCCGCTGGAGGCGAAGCAGCGCCTGGGCTACGTGCCGGACGTCCCGGTCCTCTATGAGAAGCTGACCGGCCGCGAGTTCCTCGCCTTCGTGGGCGACCTGTGGCGGGTCCCTCCCGCCGTCGCCCACCGGCGCGCGGCCGAGCTGCTGGAGCTGTTCGCCCTGACCGGGCAGGCGGACGATCCGGTGCAGAGCTACTCCCGCGGCATGCGCCAGAAGCTGGCCATCGCCGGTGCCCTCCTGCACGACCCGGAGGTGCTGGTGCTGGACGAGCCCACCATCGGGCTCGACCCGCGCTCGGCCCGGCTGCTGAAGAACGTGCTGCGCAGCTTCTGCGCCCGGGGCGGGGGCGTCCTCATGTCCACGCACGTGCTGGAGATCGCCCAGCACCTCTGCGACCGCGTCGTCATCCTGCAGAACGGCCGGCTCCTCGCCCAGGGGCGTCCGGAAGAGCTGGCCCGGGGCGCGGACCGCTCGCTGGAGGACGTCTTCATCGAGCTGACCGGCGGCGAGGAGGTCGCCGACCTGGTCCGGCTCCTCGGGGAGGAAGAGCGCGGGTGA